ATCAGTGGCAGCAGCGCCAACCCCGCAAAGAGAAACTGCAGAAGCCAGCGCTTCAGGAGAACGTCTGTCCAGCCGAACTGCTCAAACCAGAGCCACTCGATCTGCATCCGGGCTGCGACAACAACCAGCGGCAGCAGAAGGAGGAGGCGTCTCATGGCAGTCCGGCGATCTCGCGGAATCGATCACCGTTGATCGTTTCCTCGGCAATCAAAACTTCAACCAGGTGGTCCATCAACTCGCGACGCTGTTCCAGCAGAGTGATGGCCTGCGCCAAAGCATTCTTGGCGAGCTGGCGGATCTGGGCATCAATGGCCTGGCCAGTTGATTCGGCATAGCCAGGCCGTTGGTTGAACCAGTCACGACCGAGGAAGACCTCCGCTCCTGGCCCCTCAAGCGCCATCGGTCCGAGATTGGAAAAGCCGAAGCGTGTCACCATCTCGCGGGCCAGTTGAGCCACCATCTGGAGATCTCCACTAGCCCCCTGGGTGATCTCGAGGGAGCCGAAGACCACTTGCTCCGCTGCACGTCCACCCAGTGCCACAACCAGATCCGCCAGGCAGGACGCGCGGGTGATCAAACCGGAATCGAGCACCTCTTCGTCTGGCATGAAGCGGGTGTATCCACCGGCTCCGCCCCGAGGAAGAATCGTGACCTTATCCACCGCATTGGCGGCCGGCAGAAGGGTCGCCACCAGGGCGTGGCCCACCTCGTGGTATGCGATGAGGCGTTTTTTTGCGGTGTCCTGCAAGGGTCGGTTGCTCAGCCCCATGGTGATGCGTTCCAAGGCACCTTCCAGCTGAAACTGGCCGATGCGGAGCATGTTCTGACGTGCCGTGAGGATGGCTGCCTCATTCAGAAGATTGGCAAGATCAGCACCAGAGAATCCGGGGGTCCGGCTCGCCCAATCCGACAAAGAGACGGAGTCATCGAGGGGTCTTGTTCTGGCGTGCACCGCAAGAATCGCCTCACGACCACGCCGATCAGGTAGGCCCACATCAATGCGTCGGTCGAATCGTCCTGGCCTCAGGAGAGCGGCATCCAGCACATCGGCGCGGTTCGTGGCCGCAAGAAGGATCACCCCGGAGTTCTCCTCGAATCCATCCATCTCCGTCAGGAGTTGGTTGAGGGTCTGCTCACGTTCATCGTTACCGCCGCCGATTCCAGCCCCACGCTGACGACCGACGGCATCGATCTCATCAATGAAGACGATGCAGGGGGATTTTTCCTTGGCCTGGCGGAATAGATCGCGAACTCTGCTCGCGCCGACACCAACGAAAAGTTCCACAAATTCGGACGCTGCCATGGAGAAGAAGGGCACTTCCGCTTCTCCTGCAATCGCCTTGGCTAAAAGAGTTTTTCCGGTCCCAGGGGGGCCGACCAGCAGCACGCCTCGTGGAATCTTGGCGCCAAGGCGAATGAACGCCTCAGGCTGCTTGAGAAAGGTGACAACCTCTTCAAGTTCGAGCCGTGCATCGTTGATTCCGGCGACATCCTCAAAACGAAGCTGCAGATCTTCCTGTGGTTTCAACCGGGGCTGACTGCGCCCAAAACCCAGGGCACGATTCGCCATCTGTGCTGAACGTTTCAGCAAAAAAGACAAACCGACCACCACCAGGAGCACCAGGAACAGGGTTCCCACCAGTTCTCGACCTGCTTGTTCGCGTCGCACATCCACGACCGTCAGGGATGTGCCAGAGCTCTCGGCAGCTCGCAGGATCTGATTGTCGTTCGCGAAGACGGGAACCGTGATTCGTCGCCCGTCGTTGTATTGGACCCTGACCTCCCTCTGGCCCGGCACGAGATCCAACTGCTTGATCTGTTTTGCGTCGATATCCCGCAGCAGGGTGGAATAACTCACAGTGTCCTGTTTCTTCCAGAACCCCTGAATCGAGGAAGGTTGAACCTTCTGAGGGGCAGCGGAATTACTAGAGCTGTTCGAACCTGGTGCCACGTCAACGCTGCGCTTTGTTGAGCCTAGCGATTTGACGCAAGGGGGTTTCAAACGAGACAATCCCTGTTTGGAAATTCACCAGGCGCAATGGCCGTCCCGAAGAAGAAAACATCCAAGGCCAAGCGCAACCAGCGCAGCGCCACTTGGAAGGCCAAGGCTGCCGTCGCCGCAAAGCGTGCAATGTCTATCGGCAAATCCGTGTTGAGTGGCAGGGCTCAGGGTTTTGTCTACCCAGTGAGTGAAGCCGAAGACGGCGAATCCTGAATCGCATTGGGGAGGTGGATTCGCCGCAAGGTTCGATCCAGATCCACCTCCACAACAACATCTGCCAGCGTGTCTTGAAAACTGCTCGATGGCAGCGAGCAGAGGATCATGCGGATGAAGCGATCCAATTCCGAGGCTGAGAGGGATGCTCCCTTTTGAGCCTGCAGGGTTGCTTCCTGTTGTCGTTTCCACAGCAACGGAGCGTTGAAATCCGTCGCTCGCAATTGCCAGAGTTGATCGAAGCCATCCCAAATGGCTTCGTACTTGGCGAGCACCGGCTGCAGCTTCTGGCGCCACTCCAGCTCCTGTGGACTCAAGGGCGCGTCGAGATGAGGCTCATCTGAGGAGAGGCCACCGGTTGCTCTGCAGCCGACAAACCAACCCTCAAGAATCAAAAAGTCGGCGTCACAGCGTCGCCAACCGTTGCGATCTCCACGGCCATTTCTCTTCGCTTTGTCAAAGCAAGGCATCAACACGTCTTGGCCCTGTCGCCATTGCAGAAGGCAATCCTGCAGAAGGTTCAGGTCATGGCTGCCCGGAAGTGCGCGGGGCACACCCCAGGGGTTACCGCGCATTGCTGCGTCAAGCTGATCGGCTTCGAAATAAAAATCATCCAGTGAAACCACTTGAATCGATAGGTCCAAGACCTTTGCGGCGGCTTCAATCCATTGCCCAAGGGTGGTCTTACCGCATCCTGGGAGAGCACTGAGCCCCACCAGACGGCGTTGCCCGCGCCATTGGTTCGCCAGACTCAGAAGGGGTAATCCAATCGACCACAACCAATCCGGTGCTGCTTCGGGATGCCAATGGTCGAGAGCAACTTGATGGCGCTCCGTTTTGCGCTGTTCTGCGAACCAGGTCACTGCATCACCCAGATCAAGGTGCTGGAGCAACCGTTGCTGGTCGTCGCTCGGAATCAAACGTTGGCCCTCAGGATCCAACTTTGAAGGCCTCCAAAACAACGGCATAAACAAAACCGAGCCGCAGGTTGTCGAGCCAGGGGAGTCGACGGCGCCAGAGCACCAGCAGTTCACAGGCAATTAGGGCATAGAGGGCTGTGAATGTTCTGACCCCTACGGCATTCGCCAGATGCACTGTGAGATTGCTGCCGATAAAAAAGCCAAGCAGAAGAATCAACAACGACGCACTACGTCGCCACCAGGGACCAGACCAATTGCGTCGAAGGACTGCTCCCCAACTCTTCTGCAGGCCCGCCAGGCGTGTGCGCTGGATTGAGCTCATCGATCAGGCACCGACAGCAGAGTCTCCAAATACTTCAGCGTCACTGTTCCGTCCTGGCAAGTGGGACCCGAACGTACGGTCGCCGGCTCCCCAGGTTCCCCAAGGTGATCCAGCACGGCAGCTGCATTTTTACTGGCATCACGCAGGGCAGACGTATCCCAGGGGGAGGGGGTGAGCAGACAACACAGACCAGCTGCAGTTGCAGCAGAAAGACCCGCCGCTGAATCCTCGACAGCGAGACTTGCCGCTCCATCGGCGCCACTGCGGTTGAGGGCCAGCAGGTAGCCGTCCGGTGCAGGTTTGCCTGCTGAAACGTCGTCGGATGTCACGACGCCATCGAAGTGAGGGATGTCGTTCTGAATCTGCTCGAGAAGGGCCATCACGGAGGCGGATCCGCTTGAAGTCACAATCCACTGCTGCACCCCGGCGCGGTTCAGCTCCTTCAGCAGTCTCCTGACACCCGGGCGCAACTTCACATGGCCCTGACGGACGCGCTCCAGGTAATGCAGCCTTTTGCGATCACGCACTTGTTCCAATTGATCCTGGCTGAGCATCACCCCACGGTCTTCAGCGTGGACCTTCAGCCTGCGGAGCCCTCCAGGAATTGCCAAAAGCGTGTTGTAAAGCTCTTCATCCCAATGAAACGGAAGATCTAGCTCCTCGAAAGTCTTGTTAAAGGCTGGGCGATGACCATCCATTTCCGTGTCGGCCAAGGTTCCATCCACATCCCAAAAAACCGCTGAAAGCCTGTTCACCTTGATGACCAGCAACGGCACAATGCTGGGACATCACCGCCTGTTGCGTTCCCTTGCCGGCTGTCCCCCTCCACTGGTCCTGGTCCCTTCCGGCTGTAGTGGAACCATCGCCATTGCTGGGGCTTGATTTACCGCTGGCGTTGCGGTGTGTTCTGCGACGCAGGGGCTTCACGTCACGATCCGAGGCGGAAACGTTCCTCTCACCGAGTGATCTGCCGCCCACCAGCGATCACTTCCCTGATCTGGACCAAGCCTGTGCGCGCTTGGTTAAGGCTTGCCGTGCCAGAGAACGCGTAGCCATCTGTGGCGATTACGACGCCGATGGAATGACCAGCACAGCTCTCCTTTTGAGAGCTTTGGGCCCCCTTGGCGCCGATCCAGAGCCAGCGATTCCGTCACGGATGGATGAGGGATACGGCCTCAACCCAGCCATGGTTCAGCGGCTCTATGACGACGGAGTGCGACTTTTGGTCACCGTCGATAACGGTGTTGCCGCACGGGAAGCACTCGATCTCGCCGCCAGCTTGAACATGCAGGTG
This genomic interval from Synechococcus sp. UW69 contains the following:
- a CDS encoding HAD-IA family hydrolase; translation: MPLLVIKVNRLSAVFWDVDGTLADTEMDGHRPAFNKTFEELDLPFHWDEELYNTLLAIPGGLRRLKVHAEDRGVMLSQDQLEQVRDRKRLHYLERVRQGHVKLRPGVRRLLKELNRAGVQQWIVTSSGSASVMALLEQIQNDIPHFDGVVTSDDVSAGKPAPDGYLLALNRSGADGAASLAVEDSAAGLSAATAAGLCCLLTPSPWDTSALRDASKNAAAVLDHLGEPGEPATVRSGPTCQDGTVTLKYLETLLSVPDR
- a CDS encoding phosphoribulokinase; amino-acid sequence: MIPSDDQQRLLQHLDLGDAVTWFAEQRKTERHQVALDHWHPEAAPDWLWSIGLPLLSLANQWRGQRRLVGLSALPGCGKTTLGQWIEAAAKVLDLSIQVVSLDDFYFEADQLDAAMRGNPWGVPRALPGSHDLNLLQDCLLQWRQGQDVLMPCFDKAKRNGRGDRNGWRRCDADFLILEGWFVGCRATGGLSSDEPHLDAPLSPQELEWRQKLQPVLAKYEAIWDGFDQLWQLRATDFNAPLLWKRQQEATLQAQKGASLSASELDRFIRMILCSLPSSSFQDTLADVVVEVDLDRTLRRIHLPNAIQDSPSSASLTG
- a CDS encoding DUF565 domain-containing protein, whose amino-acid sequence is MSSIQRTRLAGLQKSWGAVLRRNWSGPWWRRSASLLILLLGFFIGSNLTVHLANAVGVRTFTALYALIACELLVLWRRRLPWLDNLRLGFVYAVVLEAFKVGS
- the ftsH gene encoding ATP-dependent zinc metalloprotease FtsH, with translation MAPGSNSSSNSAAPQKVQPSSIQGFWKKQDTVSYSTLLRDIDAKQIKQLDLVPGQREVRVQYNDGRRITVPVFANDNQILRAAESSGTSLTVVDVRREQAGRELVGTLFLVLLVVVGLSFLLKRSAQMANRALGFGRSQPRLKPQEDLQLRFEDVAGINDARLELEEVVTFLKQPEAFIRLGAKIPRGVLLVGPPGTGKTLLAKAIAGEAEVPFFSMAASEFVELFVGVGASRVRDLFRQAKEKSPCIVFIDEIDAVGRQRGAGIGGGNDEREQTLNQLLTEMDGFEENSGVILLAATNRADVLDAALLRPGRFDRRIDVGLPDRRGREAILAVHARTRPLDDSVSLSDWASRTPGFSGADLANLLNEAAILTARQNMLRIGQFQLEGALERITMGLSNRPLQDTAKKRLIAYHEVGHALVATLLPAANAVDKVTILPRGGAGGYTRFMPDEEVLDSGLITRASCLADLVVALGGRAAEQVVFGSLEITQGASGDLQMVAQLAREMVTRFGFSNLGPMALEGPGAEVFLGRDWFNQRPGYAESTGQAIDAQIRQLAKNALAQAITLLEQRRELMDHLVEVLIAEETINGDRFREIAGLP
- the rpmF gene encoding 50S ribosomal protein L32 translates to MAVPKKKTSKAKRNQRSATWKAKAAVAAKRAMSIGKSVLSGRAQGFVYPVSEAEDGES